The region AACTATGCTGGAGAAGAGTGCTTTGGGGCTTAGAAAGTTTTATTCCTTGGGATCATTCTCACAACGCTGAGGCAGCTTTTCATCTCCATTATGGGATTGAAGAAACCATAGTATGTTTTACAGCTGACAATCAATCCTGCTTTCTGTGTGCTCTAGGATTTCCTGTCTCCTTCCATTGACGTGGTGGTGGTGTTTGGTTTCAGGTAGGCAACTCTGAAGGTGACATCTACACACTGACAGTGCCTGAGCTAAGGGGTGTCTCTAAAGTCAGTGCATTTAAATATAGTGTTGACCTCCTACACTGCTCTCCCGACAAGAAATGGATCTTTGCATCTGGGACACATCAGAATATCTTGCCAGTGGTAGGTGTTGCTCTGTGCTTTAACTTTGGGAGCAGAGGGTCAAGCATTAGGAAGGTGGGGTTTAGGAAGTGTTGGAGAAGCTGAAGAACTCAGGGAGGATCACACATAGTGCTCCCTCCTCTCAAAGGCCATATTGCATGTAGAATCCATTTTTGTAGCCAAGAAAAAATGTTCTGGGAtttctgggtggttcagtcagttgagtgtctgccttcagctcaggtcatgatcccggggtcctgggatcaagtcctgcatcgggctccctgctcagcagggagcctgctttcccctctaCCTGCCACTTACCCCTGCTTGTGGTGGCATGTcccccctctctctgacaaataatatcttaaaaaaaaggaaaaaagaaacagtgttcTTTGAAGTGATAGTGTCAAgttgcaagaaaaaaaagtttattaaggAAAATTTCCTCATGAAGACTGAATCAGCCAAAGAGCTAGAGGAAGGTGAGAGAGGTCTCAGGAAAGGAGGATCTTTGGTAACCTTGTTCATTTTAGCTTTCCTTGCTTTACTTTTATCCACCTTGGCTGGAAGGGACAAAGAAGTCCAGAAGTAACTAAGAACGTATCAGCCTCTGAATGTCCCTCTGAGAAAGTTTGCGGCCGTTGAGTCTGCCATTTTTACTACGGGGCTCGTGCGGACCGCACACCAGGGAGCAAGGAGCTGAGAGGACGCAGCGAAAGCCGACCCGCGCTAGACGAGTTCCCCAAGCAGGGAAAAATTGGTCCACCCAATGGCAGCTTGATCTGGGCTCCAGTGTGGCCAGACGGTTTTATAACCCCTGGGAGTGCCAGAAGAGCAGCTTTGGGGACTTTGCTCCCTGCATGACCGTgccaggcaggagaggaagacGGTCCTTGGATGTCAGATGACAAGCAGGGACTACTTAATGCTCCCTGAGATTCAGAGTAAAGCtttggccacaaaacaagcctttttttttttttttttaaagtaggctccatgcccagtgtagggcttgaactcctgaccctgagatcaagagtcacatgctctaccgactgagccagacaggcacccccaCAAAACAAGGACTTTTAAGGAGGCTTTTCTGGAGTCACTCCTGCCCTGACATGCTATAACTTCTCCCTTCACCTGACTACATGTGCAATAATCTCTCCCCAGGTGTTTCTCACAGAGAGCTTACTGAAACCGTCAGAAGGCAAAAGCCCTCTGTCGCTCTCCATCCCATTTCCATCCTGCTGCAGAGCCTGCTGGGCCCCAAGGAGGACAGGCAGGATAACAGTGATGTACCGAAGAGGCTCTTTCAAAAAGACAGGATTTACCACCTTTGAGCTAATGGCTGAGAGGACGGGGGACAGAACAGACATCCAAGGTAGGCTGTGCCCCATCAGAGACATGGTTTCTAGTCCCTCCCGTGCGTGCATTCTTTGGGAGCCCTAACTCTGTGGTAAGGGGGCAGAGGGTTTCTTTAGCTGGAGGGGATTTCTTTAccccaggcctgcctgcctcTCATGCCCATGCTCTGACCTCTACTATGCTCCACCCCACTCTTGGGCAGGTCTGTTCAGATTCCCATCCTGCTTTAGGGCCTGGATCCCAGTGCCTCCTCCATGCCTGAGCTGTTACGGTCCACCGCCCCCGGTTCCTGGGTCCGGGCACCCATCACCGTGGTCGGTGACATCTGTTTGTCACTGGCCTGCCCTTTGTTTTCCTCACCAGACTGAGGTCCCCTGAAAGGAGCGAGTGTGTTTTTTCATTCCATGTAAAGCCAGTATGCGGACTGAAGGATCCCCAGCTTGCCTGCACGTGTATGTTTTGCATGAAAACAGCCCATCAGATTGCAACTTTCCTGTTGCCGCTTCATATGGAGAGTCCTATTTGGATGGGAGTCGGAGACGGAAATATGATTGTCTTTGAGAGTGGGCCGTCCCTATTCCTCTTCACCATCAGTGGCCACCTGCTGCAACGATTTGAGGACCACCAGAGGACCATCGGCAACTTATGGGTGGTAGGTATGAGCCTCCTCCGCCCACCGCTCGTGGCTCTGACTCTGGGCCGCTCATCCCAGGTATCCTTTGAAGGATTCTGTGCACGTCCTCACCACATCCATGGATGATTCTCTGCACCTGTACATGTGGGAAGAGGAAGGCCATTATCCATACCTCAGGAGCTGCTGTCACCTGGAGCACCTAGGGAGCGACCCAGCACCGAGCTGGTAAGCCCTGCCTTGTGACTTACCTTGC is a window of Zalophus californianus isolate mZalCal1 chromosome 1, mZalCal1.pri.v2, whole genome shotgun sequence DNA encoding:
- the FBXW12 gene encoding F-box/WD repeat-containing protein 12 isoform X1, which codes for MRSLKKPYREGLCGEVLRAAGSQHQLASLMSQPSWTHPYEANFNLGTMIWSSPVQQSSIVRLATLPQLHLAFTADLEGTVKVWNCQDEDALATLTMPRACFSLESCLTNDGPFLMVGNSEGDIYTLTVPELRGVSKVSAFKYSVDLLHCSPDKKWIFASGTHQNILPVVFLTESLLKPSEGKSPLSLSIPFPSCCRACWAPRRTGRITVMYRRGSFKKTGFTTFELMAERTGDRTDIQVCGLKDPQLACTCMFCMKTAHQIATFLLPLHMESPIWMGVGDGNMIVFESGPSLFLFTISGHLLQRFEDHQRTIGNLWVDSVHVLTTSMDDSLHLYMWEEEGHYPYLRSCCHLEHLGSDPAPSCYVSKAVCDDMSIVCVVSRIRESSILVMYSLHM
- the FBXW12 gene encoding F-box/WD repeat-containing protein 12 isoform X2 — its product is MEFHVPDVPLLKIFSFLDAFSLLQASQVNRCWNSVAENDQLWRNLCLRKWSFCNFSLCLGSQTWKQFFLKQTRLEYRMASVKPEDFIFKEASGNLGILGPMAYLSGHGHTMDRQEKSVICTVSSKHMLYAWDVQEVGNSEGDIYTLTVPELRGVSKVSAFKYSVDLLHCSPDKKWIFASGTHQNILPVVFLTESLLKPSEGKSPLSLSIPFPSCCRACWAPRRTGRITVMYRRGSFKKTGFTTFELMAERTGDRTDIQAHQIATFLLPLHMESPIWMGVGDGNMIVFESGPSLFLFTISGHLLQRFEDHQRTIGNLWVDSVHVLTTSMDDSLHLYMWEEEGHYPYLRSCCHLEHLGSDPAPSCYVSKAVCDDMSIVCVVSRIRESSILVMYSLHM
- the FBXW12 gene encoding F-box/WD repeat-containing protein 12 isoform X3 → MRSLKKPYREGLCGEVLRAAGSQHQLASLMSQPSWTHPYEANFNLGTMIWSSPVQQSSIVRLATLPQLHLAFTADLEGTVKVWNCQDEDALATLTMPRACFSLESCLTNDGPFLMDFLSPSIDVVVVFGFRACWAPRRTGRITVMYRRGSFKKTGFTTFELMAERTGDRTDIQVCGLKDPQLACTCMFCMKTAHQIATFLLPLHMESPIWMGVGDGNMIVFESGPSLFLFTISGHLLQRFEDHQRTIGNLWVDSVHVLTTSMDDSLHLYMWEEEGHYPYLRSCCHLEHLGSDPAPSCYVSKAVCDDMSIVCVVSRIRESSILVMYSLHM